In the Brachyhypopomus gauderio isolate BG-103 unplaced genomic scaffold, BGAUD_0.2 sc50, whole genome shotgun sequence genome, GGTTAGTACACATATTTAATTTATTGTTGAATATTGTATTGTTGTACTTTTATATCATTGAATGTTAAACTTAGTTTGTGGTAATACTGTGATCTGAGACTGATAGAAATGGATGACACAATGTGCAATGCATGATAGTTTATAAACGTCAGCATTTTCATACATCAATTCAGTTGTATTAAGTGAATCAAGATTCTTGACCCTTATCCAAGATTACTCAGTCACATATGAAGCTAACTTGAAGTTTCACACATCATTCCATATTCTACCAAATCAGTTGTTGGGTGCAGAGAGGCAGAGTGCAAATGAATCAGTGAACTACATTTATGAAACATcattctgtcagggctggctcggatgccatgccttctacctccacaagaggcacccgagtcagtcctagactgaatcggcgcaatcagcaatgatccgtttcacctgttgccatggcttcttaaggaagcttgtggagacggaacactgctgattcgttttggtcatgCCGGTACGCTGTCAGCCCTTCTCTGGTTTCTCTGGTGTTGCGTTTTGTTGTAAGGTATCTCGCCACCTTAATCTCTCACTTACCTATACTTATTCGagtctctatctcctgcgccgcttactggcccatctcaagttttcctccagctaGCTCTCTTCCTATCggttactcttttattttgggaagggttttgttttgttgcggcattCACCTGCTGCCAGTCTTCACCTGGCGTCCTTAGTTCCTTTGTCATGCGTCGAAGTTATTCCGCGTTCTTTCCGTTGTTTTTGTTATTTCCTCTCCCGTGTGTTCacggttttgtttatttttccgcGTCTCGTTTTCCGCGTCCTTTAAGTTTCGTTTTTATGTttgcctgtgtgcatgttttcgtGTGCACACAGTTTGGGTTTGCCGGCTTTATTTCCTGCCTGCTTTAGACGGCACTTGGGGTCTGCCTCTCCCTTGTGGCAGAAatgacacaaaaacaaaaccaaaccatGTGGAACAGGCATCATGCGCAAGCAATACCAGTGAAGAAACTGTGCCACACAAGTTCAcaataaaatataattaaaactactccaaaatacatttacattgatATTAACTTTTGCATACCAGCAATGTTTTTGCCACTTTAATAAAGAACATGGTGTTTGCCATGAATTTGAATCCATAACATGCATTGTGAAATAAAGATGCTTGAGATATTTATTCCACAGCCTATAATGCAAAAGCATCATACATCATCAGTTCAACATCATACAGTTAATTAACTTGTGTAAAAtatttgtctgttttgtgtAGCTTTGCTAAAAAATCAGGAGACCATGAAGAAACTCCTTAATCAAAGACAAGAAAATCTGGAGCAAAAGTGTAAGGTCATCAGGTATGTGAATTAAATATCTGGATAAAAAGTCCTGTTTGAACTCCTGAAAACCAGAAGGCCCAGATCAGTGAATTATGACACTTTATATGAAAGTTTTATGCTCCTTCTTTAGCTGAAATGCCTGATTGGGTTTACATCAGAGCATAAGGAAAGGTATTATTATTGGTTATTGGGTCATTTTTATATGCAATCCTGTAATGTTTCCTAATGGGTGTGGAGGGAGGTTGAGCTGCAGTGCTGGTCCAGCAGGAGTCTGGTTAGTATTGAGACAGCATTcagcaccacacactcaccacctcacactaaccaccacacactcaccaaccaCTCACTCATagaccacacactcactaaccactcactcactcagcaCTCACTCATACATGATCATAAATTATTATTACCATTGGAAGAGACTTGACAAATGACAAATCACATACACTGTGTGAAGTATGTataaatacagtatatcacACTGAAGAGTAAAAATAATGACAAAATCTATTACCAAACATAGCTTTGCATGCTAGTACAGCTAATAAAGAAAATGCTAAGAAAATGGCTAAATTGGCTAATGAACCTGCTTACCAGTCCATGTTGAGTCTACTGACAGTGTTAGAGCAGTGTAAAACTGTTTTTTCTTGGTGTCTGTGCTTTTTAAGTCAAAGACCTCAGTATAATagtatataagtatatataatatataatcccTCTTGGGAGAgcaatgttgtttgtgttaacATGTCCGAGGATGTCTGTGCTGCAGATGGAGAAAATATCTTTCAGGAATTCCGATGATCATTGATGCATCCACAACATCTGAGCTGCCACCTGAGGCCCAGTTCACTCGGACCAAGAACATGAGCTTTAAAGGAAATTCCACTATAGTGTATGTTCTGTGTAAATAAAACATCCATGAGTTTACGTTAAAATTAACTGAATTATTGGTGACTGTATAATGTATTTATATCCCAGATTCACAGAGTTGATGTTGGAAACTTGGAGGCACCTTTCAGATGTTTGGAATAATTTAGAAGAACTTCAACATCTTTTCCAGTGTCATGACAACACAACATTTGGTATTTTTCCTAAAGGCTTAAGTGCAAAAATCTGTGTAAACCCTTCTGTTATGGTACAGTGACATTTATTCTTTCTTACAGACTATGTCAAGGACCACTGGGACAGTGATGAGTTCTTTGGCTATCAGTTACTAAACGGACTGAACCCCATGATGATCCAGCGCTGCTCAGAGCTGCCCCTGAATTTCCCAGTCACGGATGACATGGTcaatttttcattaaaaaacgAAATGAAGGTATTGCACAAACCAAACTGTGTCAATTTCTCTACTGTTTTATCTGGGCATATCATGACTCTCATTTGCATTTCATCAGAATGGGAACATCTTTCTCTGTGACTATAAGAGCCTGAACGGCCTTGTGGGTAATGTAGTCAACAACAGACAGCAGTATGTTGCAGCCCCACTGTGTCTGCTCTTCAGCACTGCTGAGAAGAAGCTGATACCCATCGCCATCCAGGTAATGCCACACCAGCTCATTCACTACATGAGGGCTTCATTCCTTTAAGGTTCCTGCTTTTCTGCTGCTTTAAGAAGGAGAAACCAGCAGAATGCACAAATATTTGGACAATTAGTGGTATTATGACTGTGTCAGTGGTTCTTGTCCACTGAAAATCCTTTTCAAGTGAGACTCTGCTCTTTTATTCTATCCTGTGTTCCTTCAAACAGTTGATGCAGGACCCTGGGGAGTCAAATCCAATCTTTCTTCCCACTGATTCCAAATGGGACTGGCTGTTGGCAAAGACCTTTGTGCGAAATGCAGATTTCTACGAACATGAGCTGAACTTCCATCTACTGCGCACCCACCTGTTGGGAGAGGTGTTCACTATCGCAACACTGCGCAACCTGCCATCAGCACACCCTCTGTTCAAGGTGAGCGCACACACTGGTGCTTACAACAGAGATGATGGCAAAAGCCAAACTCCAGTGAACTGACTTGTCAGGGTAGGTCACAGGTTAAAACCCTCGTCCTGACATAACTTCTGTGGAAATACAAGTCCATCTGGGTGAAGAGTTGATTGAGTAAACAGATAAACAACCACAGTAAACAGACAATGCCacataacaaataaataaataatgaataaatTAGCATATCTTCACAGAATCATAAAAATTTACTAATGCTTGTAGTATTTCAGGTGTATGATAGCTGTTGTAGTATCTCGGTGTCGGATAGATGTTTTAACAGCATTAACACTCTGTAGAAACACACTGTAGTGCATTTAATCTGCCTCTACATGCAGCCCTGAGGGAATATTGCACTGTTGAAGATTTATCTCCTGTGTTAGTGCTGTTGGTGTTAACCTTTTTAAATCATAATGACTCTTGATTGAAATTTCCCAGTATGAAACATCTTTGTCTTTTCACTGATATGAATAACCTTTGTGTTTAATGTATCTGGTTTTATGTGGTTAGCTCCTCATACCCCACACTCGCTACAATCTGCACATCAATGTCATGGCCAGGGACCGTCTGATCTCATCTAATGGAGTTTTGGCAAAGGTAAAAACATCTTTTGAGTCATTTAAGTAAGGTTTTGATatcatgccagaatgtcaatgACAAGCTGTTATTTGTCATAAACAATTTTAattatttgtgttgtatttCTTCCATACAGTACAGTGCCATAGGTTCTGATGGTATAATAAAATTCCTGCAAAATGCAACCGCATCTCTGACGTACAGCTCCCTCTGCCTGCCGGATGACATCATGGAGAGAGGCGTGAAGAATATTCCCAACTACTACTACAGGGACGATGGCTTGGACCTCTGGAACGTCATCACCAAGTATGATTCTTAGATTAGACTTTTTCTACCTCCTAGAACTTCAGAAGCATTTTGCTTGCACATTTACAAAGGATAAAAATGAAATGTCCTGtgtctctggaaaccttgtgtacctTATTACACCGTACTACAATTTTAATGTCTCTATATATCTGTTTGCCAGTTTGCCATTGCCGCTTGTTGCTATGGAATATGTTCTCCCACTCCTGATGAACTTTAACATCTGTCTTATATCTATTCTTTTAAATTACTGAATTCCTTTCTGCTTCTGTGTCTAAATGTTTGACCACTTTGCTCCACACCCATTAGGTTTGTCCAGAGGGTGATAGTGCATTACTACCTCAATGATGCTGATGTTGAGGGAGACTCTGAACTGCAGAACTGGATCAAggagattcaaaatggattcatgGGAAATGCGAGCCCTGGTATGTTTATTATGTATCTGCTAGGACAGATACAAGCCATTTTCTAATGTGTTAATGCAATGTAATGTCTGGATTAAATATATCTAAATATATTCTCCCTTTAATTAGGAATTCCTCAGTCTTTGAACAAAGTGGATGAACTTGTCAAGTTTGTCACCATGGTGATCTTCACTGTGTCTGCCCAACATGCTGCAGTCAACAATGGCCAGGTTCAGGACTGAGGTTTAGTCTAATCCACTGTTATGATGAACTGGATTACATAAACTGACCCTAATCTGTGCTGTTTCAGTTTGAGTTTGGTGGTTGGATGCCCAACTTCCCGAGCACCATCAGACAACCCCCCCCAACCAGGAAGGGAGCAACCACAGAGCAGACATTCATGGACGCCATGCCCGATGTCAACACCACTGTTAATATTCTGAGTGTTCTGTACACACTAAGCATCAAGTCCAGTGATCATGTGAGTCTAAACAACACAAAACAGAACACTGAGTTTAAGTAATAAGATAAAATGAGGTTTTAGAAATCTAAGAGTATATATTGCACTATTTAGAAGAACTGATTGACAAGGTAAAAGAAAGAAGATAATTTAACTTTATGGTAAAGACACAGACTGTACTGAAATGTAGGAACTTATTACAATGTAAATCTATCTGCAGTGATAAGACAGAACTGATAGATTTTAAAGGGTTTAAAAGGAGATGGGAGACAATATATAATTGAAAAAAAGTGGCACAGGGCACATAAAGAAAATGTGCTTCATAATAGTGGTGAAAAGTCCATTGCAACTGTGTAGtaacacagaacacaatcaAGCAAGTCTATGAGCACTGAGGAAGGCGTCTGTGTGGCAGTTCACGCAGTGCGTGACATCTCAGACCACTGAGATGAGACCACTGCACAGCACTGGATACCTGGACCTGTGGGGTTATATAGTGACAGGGAATAAGGCACAGGTGCAGATGATGAATAAGTGTTAACACGAGGGTGATtgggaaggagggaggagtgagtgggatgtgagtgtgtatgtgtgtatctcccTCAAAGACTGGGGCCGGCCTACTATGacaccagaccagccctcctCCCCTTCACACTCCTTCATGTTTACGCTGGTCTTCATAATCACACTGTATAACACCAGACCAGCCCTACTCCCCTTCACACTCCTTCATGTTTACGCTGGTCTTCATAATCACACTGTATGACACCAGACCAGCCCTACTCCCCTTCACACTCCTTCATGTTTACGCTGGTCTTCATAATCACACTGTATGAGCTGCACTGTGGAATTTTGCCAGGTTTCAGTGTCCTCATGTTCTTCATGACATCTTAAGGGGGCATCTTACCAGTGGGGTTGTTCTCTTCCTGCAGTACCCACTTGGCTATTACCCAGAGGAACTGTTTGATGACAGCGGACCCCGTCAGGCGTTTGCAGATTTCAAAACAGATCTTGACCGTCTGACTGCTAAATTTGAAAAAAGGAACCAAAATCTCAATCTTCCCTACACTTACCTGAGTCCACAAAATGTGGATAACAGTGTTGCAATCTAGTGTTCACTCTGGGTGGGCTGTAGAATGATTTCAAACATTCTGATGTGATGATTTGAATGATTTGAAACTTATATTAAACAAATTCACACAAATattaaattacttttttttCCCTATATATCTTCTTTTACAGAGAGTAGTGAACATCAAACTTTTTAATTGTCACTTTCAATGGAGATTATTATTtctgcttttttgtttttagttaTAGTTACTGCCCACCTTTCATTACAGAAAATTACTGTGTCTAAAATTTTAGTTTGAATTACCTAGATTTTCTTTTAATAGCCTCCTATCTCCTATAAGCAAAAATTTAAATGAAAGTCTGCAATAAAATGAACAACTTTTTGTATTAGTTTGGGTGACGGTGTTGGTATAGTGAGTCTAGTTTAGCAGCGATGTAAAACTTTCTACAGTTATGAAAGGTGATGTGCTTTCTTTGGTCATATTTTGGGTAAATCAATTCATATATGAGAGTCTAATCACTTCATTTTTATATGCATGATGTACTAATCACTTCATTTATATATGCTCGATGTAGTAATCACTTGAATTAAATATACATGAGTAATCAACAATAAATTTCCAAAAGCATAATAGTTGTTATTGATTTATTAATAATGCTATTATATGTTGAAACATGCTGCTACATTGTCTGTTTTATATCTATGAGTTCTAAGTAAATTATTGCTATTAATGTTAGAAATTAATTATTGATCAATGAAAATAATCCTAATAAACAGGCAGCAATCAAATTTAATAGACAGGTGGTTTGCAGTTCCAGCTTGCCACCACCAGAGGGTAATCAGAAGTAATCAGAACTCCTTAGTGTAATCACCCACAAGTTTTCGCATCATGCATTTTTGGTTCTGGTGAGGAAATCCCCTTACTGATTCTTTGCTGTTTTTGAGGACAGTTTCCTGTTGAGGTTAGTATATTAGAGTCGAGGCCTCCTATTCAAATGGACTGGTTTTGTCTCTTGACTGGgtgatcaaatcaaatatatttgtatagcgcttttcacaacacatgttgtcacaaagcgatttacaggatttacaaggttaacaatactatgggtccaaatccctaaagagcaagccaaaggcgacagtggcgaggaaaaactccctatgatggaggggaataggaagaaacctcgggagaaccaagacacaaaagggaacccatcctccattgggcggcccgttaacacacaaattacacaaaaataaattatacagacgaatacacaagtcataaacaaatcacacaatcaggctaagtataaggtaactagaatgaagtGATCTGTAGGGTTtagatttttctctctctctgaaggaGGCTGGCGTTCATGTCTGTAATCCCACCCTCTCCAGTTGGGTGTGGTCCCTCATGTCTTACTCCCTGTGTTTGTACACACTAAAAACTTCAATATAATTCACAGCTCTGTAGTGTAGGGGGAAGAGCAGTGAGCTCTATTTATAtgtcagagcacacacacaccaacaccacaccagcgctactgaacacacaccaacaccacaccagcgctactgaacacacaccaacaccacaccagcgctactgaacacacaccaacaccacaccagcgctactgaacacacaccaacaccacaccagtgctactgaacacacaccaacaccacaccagtgctactgaacacacactaacaccacaccagcgctactgaacacacaccaacaccacatcagtgctactgaacacacaccaacaccacgccagtgctactgaacacacaccaacaccacaccagcgctactgaacacacaccaacactacaccagcgctactatacacacaccaacaccacaccagcgctactgaacacacacaaacaccacgccagtgctactgaacacacaccaacaccacaccaacgctactgaacacaccaacaccacaccagtgctactgaacacaccaacaccacgcCAACGCTActgaacacaccaacaccacaccagcgctactgaacacacaccaacacaccactagcgctactgaacacacaccaacaccacaccagtgctactgaacacacactaacaccacaccagcgctactgaacacacaccaacaccacactagtgctactgaacacacaccaacaccacaccagtgctactgtacacacaccaacaccacaccagcgctactgaacacacaccaacaccacaccagtgctactgaacacacaacaccaccacaccagtgctactgaacacacaccaacacaccaccaGTGCTACTGAACagacaccaacaccacaccagcgctactatacacacaccaacaccacaccagtgctactgaacacacaccaacaccacaccagcgctactgaacacacaccaacaccacaccagtgctactgaacacacaccaacaccacaccagcactactgaacacacaccaacaacacaccagtgctactgaacacacaccaacaccacaccagcgctactatacacacaccaacaccacaccagtgctactgaacacacaccaacaccaaatCAGTGCCACTGCAGTGCTAAGTGTCATCCACCACCCAAACGATTTGTGCTCTGTGTAGGTCCTGTGGAAATCCTGACCATTGAAGGACACAGTGAAAGGGAGCCAACAGCGTATGCAGAGAAACAGATGGACTGCAGTCTGTAATTGTAGAGTGGtacatataaataaacaaattgtCCAGCGAGTGGACATTACACTGTGCGGCAAAACTCACGTAGTTTCTATCTCATGAGCCTGTGTCCTCAATACAAAGGCTTGTGAGATTTCCCTGCAAGCAAAAAGTAGCACTTGTAGTTTCTCACCTTACAAAGTGTTGGTGAAGTGTAGGTGATCCCTCATTGTGAACACAATTATGAGCATAATGGTGAATTCCTGTGGTAGATCAATGGGTGCACTCAACAGTCAAAAGCTCCATTAGTGTTGAGCAGTACTTGGagaccaggggcctcatgtacgaacggtgcgtacgcacaaaaacattgtgTACGCTATGTTTTTtcaacatttttttcaaaaggcacatttttgcatcacagatttgcacgtttatggaatgaaagtgctTTCTATTCATATAAGCAAATTCttcctcagatggtgcctttatagcaatgtgtgtgcagtcgatcgctccAATTACATTAGGGAAATCGgctatcgctgcaaattgcACTTTACTGTTTGCCTGAtcaaccgcttcatatgggaattttatatacctagctgacatgcagatgatcccatccaaaacagctgacATGGCCCGGCTCAtagatgactgggatatccccgaccagtctgccagttctctttgatacgagccagttgccaggaagccgagcgttgtcaGCACCTGTAAAGGCACTGGCTATGCGCCACTCCTCGCGTTTCTTTCGCCAAAACTGGAATCAGCTCAGCACAGAGTTCAAAGAGGAAAGCTTatggaaatctgaaacggcttataagccactcatcatcatgggccaaaaaatcataatggtcacggaaaacaCGCTCTCTGTGAATTCGGCCATTTGTAACCCGCATTTCATGTGGTGGTAGTGCCAGTCATAACCACTGGTTGGCGAAGGGCTAACTTTTGCCTGGCATATGCGTGGCATCCTACAATCTCAACCAATTAGAATAGAAAGTAAAATTTTGTTCTACACGCTCAGCACAATGCCGTTTTCTATAGGAGCTGCTTTAGCGAATCACagccagtgttgccaacttagcaaCTTTGTCactatatttagcgacttttcagaccctctagcgactttttgtagtaaaaagcgactagcgacaaatctagcgactttttgtggtgttattggagacttttggagactttaaacacacacgctcttcagttgcttttctctggggcgggtgctgccgtgagccccgcccacaacagtcagtgcagtctcacactcagagcagaccctcaccgctccacgtccacactgccaatgaactgcgcatgcccaaagctgctGCTGCCGGGGGATGTAAATTCACAGCTCACAATtcgacccgacgctctcatgcgatctcacgaggagcaatttgaatttcaaacatgtttgatattcttgcgacgctgcgatttctgatcgggagatggtcgtgaggtgtgaatcgatcctcgtgtaaactatacgatgcatgACACGCGATTGAGTCGAAAATCGGCCcgatagtcgcacgagtgaaatatcggctgaaaatgggccaaaaatcgcacagtgtatgcCCAGCTTTAGTCGTGAGCATATAACGGTGAGCAAACTGCTAGTTTAGTTTAGTAAACCGCTCCGTGTAGGCTAGTTAAGTAGCCTAGCATTTTACTGTGCATTCATAAGCATTTTACTGTGCATTCATATGCATTTAGAGAGGTTAAAAATGAGATAATTTAGCGAATGTCTTAAATGACTGAAATTCTGTTTTGGGACAGTTTGAGTTTATCTTTTGCTAAGCGCAAATGTGGGATTGTGGAGTGAAATGTGTTCGATTTATTCTCAGCCGTTGCTGGCTAGACCTGGTCGAGACAGTCTAGCAGCGAGTCGAATTCGTCCTAGAGGTACATTTTCCTTTGTTCTTTTCATGAAGGAGTGTTTGTAAATGGACAGAATAATTAGTGAGATTAAGAACAGAACTTTATTTCCATTCAAATATATagtatacatataaatacatttttattgcaTAACTTGTAAAGGGAAATAAGAGGGAGGAAAATTGTGTTAATATTTTGTTATCAGGGTTCGTatggtcatgaaaaacctggaaaagttatggaatttaaaaatagcaatttccaggcctggataaattttgtaaaaaataaaaatactcaaatgttttggaaaagtcatggaaatttgcttgacacaataaatgtatgttgttctgataaccggaagaaaaaataaatatataatatagccgcaagcggcgataggcgggttcacacacaaatagcctcaataagcaaaaggaagcccaaaaggtcctttagacctaaaagtgaaaagaagctgtttgggtttggccagtgtgtgctctacagatagtgtgtgatgaccagagccggagtggctaatcgggagattcgggaggattctcgatgggccggctcatgtcaatctctagtttgggccgattgggaggaaaaaataattttgggccggatttgaaACTCCCgagctgaaaaagtgtcccactccggccctggtgatgacatctgcatgtgtcagaaagggagacacagaaatagcacatctggctagggctgcatctatgtgaacaatagaACAGATTTAGCTACTCACCCATGCTCTCTCAtacaacaaacactcacacagagcgcgaccttcactctcactgggtTTATGCGAACTGTGTGCTCGTCGGCCCACAGTTACGCGTGGCCACCTGGTGCTCGACTCCCAGCCGAGGGCGAAACtcccaatcactcagttaccctgcctggtaaccaccaatggtgCCACCTGTATACCCCCTCGTGGAGTTCGGCCGCCAAACCTCTCGACTCTTGTCTTGcattgtaatttcaatgcatcacctctaagtgtcgctaattgacgaaaactgacattagaaacatgcgtatGCTTGAAGTGAAAGTGTCGTGGGTGTgcgcactttctcacgttcaaatcacatttagtacatctgaccgtttgcaTGAAACATAGCGTACACAATGTTTTTGAACGTACACACCGTTcatacatgaggccccaggacAATTCTCCCAACATCCATGTTAACCTCCTGAGGAACTGGAAGGAAAGCCACGGTAAGGCAAGGTTCAAAGATTAGTTCAAAAtaccgcagccagagttctgactagaactagaaaatttgatcatatcagaccagtcctatcagccctggattgactcccagttaaattccttattgattttaaaattcttctattgacttataaagcactgcacgggcttgctcctgattacctccaggtACTTATTTCcaggggtgtagggggggggggggggtgggggggtacgCGGGGGGACACTgtccccccacttattttaacagGGGGGTTGCATCCCCCCAGTAGTGTAGTGAGAGTGGGTAGCGGCGGGACATCgtccccccacttattttaactggatgttgctcttgctgagactgttacgtcaaaagctaggtttatacttgatgcgttAGTAATTGGCCAActcttggcgatcgatcgcgcaCCCCCCCTCTCAACAACTTACGATCGCCACACCAAATCAAATACGATCGATcccccacttatttttttaggactaaaccactgcttatttcctattatgaacccccacttccactaagatcacagggtgctggcctcttattagttccaacaattaataaggtaacagcagtgGGAAGAGCCTTATCTtataagtaggcctgtgttgaaaaaatcgattttccgattcagaatcgagttgcatatgatgatctgataatcgattcgtacgtccaaagattgattttttagtgaacttttactttttacataaaacacgtttacatagaacatgtgtgactcaaacaacgatgacacaggacgctgcgcgaacgcacattaaatagacaaaccacacaaaccccacgtgacgagacgagccacaagtgagacggattatcacaagacgaacccgcacccacagagatctacagacgctaggggtgggcggatcgatatttatatcgatagtatcgatacaaaggtgaggatcagtatcggatcgataccacggcaaaaatatcgattcttttgctgcagtttagaggtctgcgcgggactgctttttaaatcctgctcccgcttgttttaatcccgct is a window encoding:
- the LOC143487805 gene encoding polyunsaturated fatty acid lipoxygenase ALOX15B-like isoform X1, producing the protein MYFYTLMGFSCENHVKVFKHFDSRQSAESNTPATKLRIFISIRLTMEKYRIEVFTGDYALSGTINYIYIRLIGTDNSTEPQLLNTHSFNKGEKHELSVECQSSLGTLLLVELTSKKYFIPDMWFCSKLIVTTPKGTQHHFPCYRWLDNNNKIILRDAVALLKNQETMKKLLNQRQENLEQKCKVIRWRKYLSGIPMIIDASTTSELPPEAQFTRTKNMSFKGNSTIVFTELMLETWRHLSDVWNNLEELQHLFQCHDNTTFDYVKDHWDSDEFFGYQLLNGLNPMMIQRCSELPLNFPVTDDMVNFSLKNEMKNGNIFLCDYKSLNGLVGNVVNNRQQYVAAPLCLLFSTAEKKLIPIAIQLMQDPGESNPIFLPTDSKWDWLLAKTFVRNADFYEHELNFHLLRTHLLGEVFTIATLRNLPSAHPLFKLLIPHTRYNLHINVMARDRLISSNGVLAKYSAIGSDGIIKFLQNATASLTYSSLCLPDDIMERGVKNIPNYYYRDDGLDLWNVITKFVQRVIVHYYLNDADVEGDSELQNWIKEIQNGFMGNASPGIPQSLNKVDELVKFVTMVIFTVSAQHAAVNNGQFEFGGWMPNFPSTIRQPPPTRKGATTEQTFMDAMPDVNTTVNILSVLYTLSIKSSDHYPLGYYPEELFDDSGPRQAFADFKTDLDRLTAKFEKRNQNLNLPYTYLSPQNVDNSVAI
- the LOC143487805 gene encoding hydroperoxide isomerase ALOXE3-like isoform X2; translated protein: MWFCSKLIVTTPKGTQHHFPCYRWLDNNNKIILRDAVALLKNQETMKKLLNQRQENLEQKCKVIRWRKYLSGIPMIIDASTTSELPPEAQFTRTKNMSFKGNSTIVFTELMLETWRHLSDVWNNLEELQHLFQCHDNTTFDYVKDHWDSDEFFGYQLLNGLNPMMIQRCSELPLNFPVTDDMVNFSLKNEMKNGNIFLCDYKSLNGLVGNVVNNRQQYVAAPLCLLFSTAEKKLIPIAIQLMQDPGESNPIFLPTDSKWDWLLAKTFVRNADFYEHELNFHLLRTHLLGEVFTIATLRNLPSAHPLFKLLIPHTRYNLHINVMARDRLISSNGVLAKYSAIGSDGIIKFLQNATASLTYSSLCLPDDIMERGVKNIPNYYYRDDGLDLWNVITKFVQRVIVHYYLNDADVEGDSELQNWIKEIQNGFMGNASPGIPQSLNKVDELVKFVTMVIFTVSAQHAAVNNGQFEFGGWMPNFPSTIRQPPPTRKGATTEQTFMDAMPDVNTTVNILSVLYTLSIKSSDHYPLGYYPEELFDDSGPRQAFADFKTDLDRLTAKFEKRNQNLNLPYTYLSPQNVDNSVAI
- the LOC143487805 gene encoding polyunsaturated fatty acid lipoxygenase ALOX15B-like isoform X3; translation: MKKLLNQRQENLEQKCKVIRWRKYLSGIPMIIDASTTSELPPEAQFTRTKNMSFKGNSTIVFTELMLETWRHLSDVWNNLEELQHLFQCHDNTTFDYVKDHWDSDEFFGYQLLNGLNPMMIQRCSELPLNFPVTDDMVNFSLKNEMKNGNIFLCDYKSLNGLVGNVVNNRQQYVAAPLCLLFSTAEKKLIPIAIQLMQDPGESNPIFLPTDSKWDWLLAKTFVRNADFYEHELNFHLLRTHLLGEVFTIATLRNLPSAHPLFKLLIPHTRYNLHINVMARDRLISSNGVLAKYSAIGSDGIIKFLQNATASLTYSSLCLPDDIMERGVKNIPNYYYRDDGLDLWNVITKFVQRVIVHYYLNDADVEGDSELQNWIKEIQNGFMGNASPGIPQSLNKVDELVKFVTMVIFTVSAQHAAVNNGQFEFGGWMPNFPSTIRQPPPTRKGATTEQTFMDAMPDVNTTVNILSVLYTLSIKSSDHYPLGYYPEELFDDSGPRQAFADFKTDLDRLTAKFEKRNQNLNLPYTYLSPQNVDNSVAI